The proteins below come from a single Zea mays cultivar B73 chromosome 8, Zm-B73-REFERENCE-NAM-5.0, whole genome shotgun sequence genomic window:
- the LOC109941421 gene encoding uncharacterized protein, translating to MVPCVPAMGDSNDFKAFAEALKSLQACVVANAQAIASLTADRTSASGHKIGYDEHHGDRPPRFQKLDFPRYDGKTDPLIFINRCESYFHQQRIMEEEKVWMASYNLEHGAHMWYIQVQTDEGTPSWRRFKELLNLRYDPPLRAAPLFELADCRRTGSVADYRDLFQALLPRAGPLDEAQWVQLFTGGLRPPLSLDVQVHNPQSLAAAMSLARQLELREQYTPTPPKGAPHGMLPTPAPRLALPAPLAEQAATPAVMADGRKRLSMQEQEERRR from the coding sequence ATGGTGCCCTGCGTTCCAGCCATGGGCGATTCCAACGACTTCAAGGCCTTTGCCGAGGCTCTCAAGTCACTGCAGGCGTGCGTCGTGGCCAACGCCCAGGCCATCGCCAGCCTCACAGCCGATCGCACGTCCGCCTCAGGCCACAAGATTGGCTACGACGAGCACCATGGGGACCGACCACCGAGGTTCCAAAAGCTGGACTTTCCCCGGTACGATGGTAAAACCGATCCTCTCATCTTCATCAACCGCTGCGAATCCTACTTCCATCAGCAGCGCATCATGGAGGAGGAGAAGGTCTGGATGGCATCCTACAACTTGGAGCACGGGGCGCATATGTGGTATATCCAGGTCCAGACGGACGAGGGTACTCCATCGTGGCGCCGGTTCAAGGAGTTGCTCAATCTGCGCTATGACCCTCCTCTCCGCGCCGCGCCTCTCTTCGAGCTGGCTGATTGCCGCCGCACGGGGTCCGTCGCGGACTATCGGGACCTCTTCCAGGCGCTCCTCCCACGTGCAGGACCCCTCGACGAGGCACAATGGGTCCAACTATTCACTGGGGGTCTCCGTCCCCCGCTCAGCCTTGACGTCCAGGTACACAACCCGCAGTCCCTAGCGGCTGCCATgagcctggcgcgccagctggagCTTCGGGAGCAATATACACCGACGCCTCCCAAGGGCGCGCCCCATGGCATGCTGCCGACCCCTGCACCGCGACTAGCTCTGCCTGCCCCGCTGGCTGAGCAGGCAGCCACGCCCGCGGTCATGGCAGATGGGCGCAAACGCCTATCCATGCAGGAGCAAGAGGAGCGCCGTCGGTAG